The genome window ACAGACCATCCGTCTTTCCAGCAAGGCTACAAGCTCTTGATCGATCTGGTCAATGTCCTTACGAATCTGATCTAAATCCATGTGTCTCCTCTTTTTTTGGATATAAATCGAGGCTGTAATCCATCGATCCATCCTCTTAGTCATTAATTTGCTTTTGCTACAAGTTCTTCTGCAAAGGCTTCTAATTTTTCGATGTCTTCGTCTTCTGCAGACAAATCAACTTTGACACACTCAGAACCTTTTTCAGCACCAGTCGCAGCGAAGCAACGGTCGAAATCATCAACTGCTTTACAGAATTCATCGTAGAAGGTATCACCTGATCCTACCACACCGTAAAGTTTGCCTTTGAGATCAAGGCCAGCCAAATCTTCGTAGAAATCTTGGATCTCATCTGGAAGCTCTCCATCACCGTATGTATAAGTCGCTACCACTGCGATATCTGCTTCAAGGAAGTCCTCCGCATCCACAGTTGTACACTCATCCACATCTACTTCGACACCAAGATCACGGAATTTGTCCGCTACGATATCAGCAATTTCTTCAGTATTTCCAGTCATACTAGCAAAAACAATCTTCGCTACAGTCATAATTTCCTCCCAAAAGCTATTTCCCGTATTATACCACTTTTTCAAGCATTTTGCACGAAACCTTTCCCGATAAGCTGAAAGAAGGGACACGTTTCAAGAATTTGGACCGATTCAACCTAATCACCCTCATTTTCTTCTTGAATTGCTTTAATAGTTCAATTATTATCTGTTTTCCTTCTCCAACTCGTACTCCTCTTTAATATCTTTAATACGCTGGATTTCTTCATCTAGTTTTTTATTAAATTCAGATTCAGTCTTATATGGATATGAAAAACGGCTCCAGGTATACCACTTCAACCCATCTTTCCCTTTAAAATACCATTCAAGTTTGATCGGTAAATAATCTTGATTATAGGTGATCCGAACTTTGGAAAATTGATTCTTTTCATTTAAAACTTTGGCTTCAAAATCAGGTGTCTTCCCTTCCTTCACTAGAGATTTAGTAATCAACGATTTCGGATCTCGCTCAATAACAAAGTTTGATTTTTCGATCTCTTCTCTCGAAACTTTTAAGTTCAAAATTGCGGAAGTAATATTTCGGTATAAGTCTCTATGATACCTATCGGATGGTTTTTCGTCCGAATAACTGCCATATTTTTTCCCATTTTTTACTACTACTTGAGTTTTACTATAAGAATTATTGCTCCTCAAGTCATAGCCATTCTCAAAATAAGATCGATATAAATTTTCATCGCCCGAATCATCCACAACAATAAACCGCTGTTGTTCTAATATCGATTTTGAATTTTCTTGAATCTTGCCTCTGCGGAATGCAATGAAAACACCAGCAACAACTACTAGAGACAAAGCAACTAGAAAGACTTTCGAACTGAATCCTCTCTGTTTAATTTCTTTCATCATATCCATCACATTCTAGCAAAATATACATCCAAAGTGAAGTGTTAAACTATTCAAAAAGCTGAGACATATGTAAGCTCAGCTTTATCTCAAAACTAGGTTAATCTCCCTCATTTTCCTCTTGAATTTCTTTAATATTTTCAATTTCTTCATCCAGCTTTTTATCAAAATCAGACTTATTTTTGAAGGGATACGAATAGGTGCGCCAAGTGTACCATTTTAGTCCTTCTTCACCCTTATAGTACCACTCAATTTTTGTTGGTAGAAATTCTTTGTTGTAGGTGATACGGACTTTGGAAAACTGACTATCCTTGATAGAATATCTACCTTCAAATTCAGGCGGATGTTTTTCTTCTAATAATTTTTTATTGATGAATGAATCAGTTGAACGAGTGATTTGATAGTTGGAATCTTTTATATCTTTAATATTAATTTGGTGATTTAAAAGTGCTGAAGTGAGCTCAATATCCAAAGCTCTTTTATAATACTCCGCAGCACTATATTCCTGACTACCACCATACAATTTATTATTTTTTATTGCAGCTCCATGGTAATAAAAAAAATCTTTTTCTTTTAAATCAAAACCTGCACTGATTGATAATTTTTTATCATTATCTGAAATACTTTGAGTCTCAATATAACGTTTATTTATTAATATTGAATGAGTATCACTTATGCTCTTTGATGTACTCAGGGCTACGAGTATACTTATTATACCCGCGATCGCTAGGCTTAATGCCACTAGCATAACTTTTATATTTATTATACTCTTCCATTTTTTCTTTTTCTGACATTCCTTTTGTATTACGTTGCCATGCTTCATAGTCTTCATGTCCTCCTCCTTTTACAATATCCGCAAATTGACCTACATGAGCAGTTTTTTCATCTGTTTTACCCAAATCATTTTCATAGCGAAATAGTCTTTTTGCTTCAGTTCGAGTAGCTGGCTCAGGAGTACCATCCACATCAAGCATTCCATGTTTTCCTTGATAAATTCCCGAAACATCCGTATTATTACCTTTTGAAGGGCCGTAATTAAATGATTCCGTGTTAGCAATTTCCCTTAATTCATCTTTAAAATAATTATTTGGATTAGAATCATAGCGACCATTTGCTAGCTTGTGATTATCATAGGCATCCCATTGACTGTCAAACTCGCCGGTATCCAAATTCACAATAAATTCCACCATCCGGGCATTGTTCAAATCTTTTCCTTTAGCTGAATTGCCCTGAGGGACTTGAACTTTCATATTATAGGGACGTTTGAAGCCATCTTTTGGATTAAAGCGGTTATGGTAGTTAGAGCCGGTTGTGTAATCAAATTCAATATTATTTTCTTTACCATATGCTAACAGTTTTTCGTAATCATTTGCGCCTTCGTAATGATTGCGAATATAGTAAATTGCTTGGCGATCCAGATAATAACGGAAAAAATGAACTTGCTGTCGCAATGCTATTTCTTTTTGACTAATTTTCTTAAGTTCTTCTTTACGTTCTTTATCAGTAAGTTTTTCACCGCTCAATGAATTAAGATGTTTATCACCGAATGCTTTTACAACATCACGTCTGAAATACATGTTGAAATCACCATGTGGTGGTAGATTCTCTGAAATCTTATGCGTTTTGCTTGTCAAATGCATAAACTGATTATCATCCGTTTCTGCACCTAATTGCTTAAGAACCAGTTCTACTTTTGCTTTTGAATCTAGTTTACTACTAGCATACATTTCTGTATAGATATCTGATCCAATCTCCTTGGTTTCTGCATACAAAGCATCTCTCCTTGCATTTAACTCACTGCCTGTCTTGGCATCAGCAGTTCTTTTTGAAACGCCTTTAACATAACCTTTGATGGCATCCTTATCCCAGCCATCTATTTCTTTAAGGTTCACTGATTGTTCACGTAATCCCGTAAGAAATTGGTTATATTCAAACGCTGTTACATCCTTTGGTTTCTTTGGCAAATATTCATTTTCAAACTCTTTATTCTTAATCGTTTCATTTACGAGATCAGACCAGGATAAATCCTTTGGAATAGAATACATTCCAGTATTTGGATTCCACGCTACGTTAATTTGATTGACAGCTATTTGAATAGCTTGGGCTAAAACATCAATTTCCCAGAAGATACTTGGCGATGTCGCATTAAATGCTCTGAGTTTATTTAATTTTTCTTGTAGTTTGTTTCTAGCAGCCTGAAAAATACCATTTAATACATTTAATCCTTGAATCCTCTGTAATCTCTGCAACCGTTGAAAATCTCCAGCACTAGTCGATTTACTAGCAGCAATTTCATTGATCTCTGCATGAAAGATAGCAATCATCCGATCACACTGTTCAATATCAGAAACCAACTTTTCTTCCTGTAAGTCCTCGTCAGCCACCTCCGAGCGATAGGATGCTGGAAGCTTCTTCACACTTTCTTGTGTAGCTTCTGCTAAAGCTACACCGGCCTCCTTCAATGGCTGGACAACACTTGTCACAAAGCTTCTAAAAGAGTCGTAAGCTTGGCCAGACAAGCGCGAGGCAGAATTTTCTATTTGAGTTAATGATGTTTCTAGTGATTCATAAGCTTTCAATTGTTGCTCAATCATAGTACCTGTGCTACTAGCTTGGCTATCCAAACTACCGCGATAAACTTCAATTCCCATCGTCACACTCCTCTTCAATCATTAATTTTTTCCGTTCATGATAGATATCATTTAAATCATCTTCGACTTTTCTTTTTTGAATAGCTAATTCATCCAGCTCTTCTAAATAACTATTTGAAATTTTTCGCGATTCATGAAGAAATCCCTCTTGAAGTTGGTCAAAAAAATTTCTAGAGGAAGGATAGGATTCAAATGCATCCCATAAATAACGGTGCGCATCAGAGCTATAGCCCTCAAAGCGGTTCAACTCATCTTCCAGATTTCTTTTTTCTCTTACAATTTCTCTTTCTTTTTGGGAAAGTTGGTCTTCTTGTATTCTTAATTCCGATAGTTGTTGATCGTGATTCATCTTCCTACTCTTTCAAGCTATTGAATGCTCGCAGCAGTCGCTTCATCCACTGCTGTAAATCCAATTGAAACACTTTGCAAGTTGGTCCCGATTGATTCAATCGCCGCTGCAATTTCTTCTGCTTTGGTTTTAGCAGTATCAATGGCTTGATGGGCCGCATCATTACCAGATAGTTTGGTTTGTTCATCTTTTGAAGCTGATGCAACTCCCAAAAGTGCCTCTCCACTACTTTTTAAAGAAGCCGCTAACTCTTGCGCCGTATCAGCATTACTTTTAATTTCAATCATCCTAGTCCCTCCCATACTAAATCTATTTATCCATTCTACCAAAATATTGAACTAATGTAAAACCGCTTCCATA of Streptococcus sp. S5 contains these proteins:
- a CDS encoding flavodoxin; this encodes MTVAKIVFASMTGNTEEIADIVADKFRDLGVEVDVDECTTVDAEDFLEADIAVVATYTYGDGELPDEIQDFYEDLAGLDLKGKLYGVVGSGDTFYDEFCKAVDDFDRCFAATGAEKGSECVKVDLSAEDEDIEKLEAFAEELVAKAN
- a CDS encoding DUF3114 domain-containing protein, with product MGIEVYRGSLDSQASSTGTMIEQQLKAYESLETSLTQIENSASRLSGQAYDSFRSFVTSVVQPLKEAGVALAEATQESVKKLPASYRSEVADEDLQEEKLVSDIEQCDRMIAIFHAEINEIAASKSTSAGDFQRLQRLQRIQGLNVLNGIFQAARNKLQEKLNKLRAFNATSPSIFWEIDVLAQAIQIAVNQINVAWNPNTGMYSIPKDLSWSDLVNETIKNKEFENEYLPKKPKDVTAFEYNQFLTGLREQSVNLKEIDGWDKDAIKGYVKGVSKRTADAKTGSELNARRDALYAETKEIGSDIYTEMYASSKLDSKAKVELVLKQLGAETDDNQFMHLTSKTHKISENLPPHGDFNMYFRRDVVKAFGDKHLNSLSGEKLTDKERKEELKKISQKEIALRQQVHFFRYYLDRQAIYYIRNHYEGANDYEKLLAYGKENNIEFDYTTGSNYHNRFNPKDGFKRPYNMKVQVPQGNSAKGKDLNNARMVEFIVNLDTGEFDSQWDAYDNHKLANGRYDSNPNNYFKDELREIANTESFNYGPSKGNNTDVSGIYQGKHGMLDVDGTPEPATRTEAKRLFRYENDLGKTDEKTAHVGQFADIVKGGGHEDYEAWQRNTKGMSEKEKMEEYNKYKSYASGIKPSDRGYNKYTRSPEYIKEHK
- a CDS encoding DUF3958 family protein translates to MNHDQQLSELRIQEDQLSQKEREIVREKRNLEDELNRFEGYSSDAHRYLWDAFESYPSSRNFFDQLQEGFLHESRKISNSYLEELDELAIQKRKVEDDLNDIYHERKKLMIEEECDDGN
- a CDS encoding TIGR04197 family type VII secretion effector; amino-acid sequence: MIEIKSNADTAQELAASLKSSGEALLGVASASKDEQTKLSGNDAAHQAIDTAKTKAEEIAAAIESIGTNLQSVSIGFTAVDEATAASIQ